One part of the Bombus terrestris chromosome 13, iyBomTerr1.2, whole genome shotgun sequence genome encodes these proteins:
- the LOC100647158 gene encoding uncharacterized protein LOC100647158 codes for MAHETLTWLNADFTERVLRFAELDSTIHVTDIVSKPATAIGDNYASDLVRVVAEFTRKEGKTKVKEKKSLLFKFEPIAEGPRKEMIVDIQIFDFEIFMMTNTLRKMNKLLGNRLSARAYYVKMERPMCLILEDLAPLGFRMANRQLGLDMDHCKLAIQGLAKFHAASVALCEKEPKQKDLYWKGMFHETSTQDVVKFFKISCTSLANAMESWSQNGKRYAEKVKNFSEKMFERGLESMRRKDDEFNVINHGDAWTNNMMFRYDKNDKPIDHIFVDFQISVYTSPAIDLLYFLNTSVNEEISNNGTDSLVEEYQRTLVATMKQIGCKTQPPTLKEIQKHISERLVYGMISSMNTLPFALVAKKDAQSLDSLLENMGNYHHPGYNNPLFQRILLKRLEKFEAAGLLD; via the exons ATGGCCCACGAGACACTGACATGGCTGAACGCCGACTTCACCGAGAGGGTCCTACGATTCGCCGAGCTAGACAGTACCATCCATGTGACCGATATAGTTTCGAAACCTGCGACTGCCATAGGTGACAACTACGCTAGTGATCTAGTCAGAGTGGTGGCGGAGTTCACGCGAAAAGAGGGCAAAACTAAGGTCAAAGAAAAAAAGTCGCTTTTGTTCAAGTTCGAGCCGATAGCAGAGGGACCAAGGAAAGAAATG ATCGTGGACATACAAATCTTCGACTTTGAAATCTTCATGATGACAAATACACTGCGAAAGATGAACAAATTGTTAGGCAATCGTTTAAGTGCACGAGCTTATTACGTAAAAATGGAACGACCGATGTGTTTGATACTGGAGGATCTGGCTCCACTAGGATTTCGTATGGCAAATCGTCAACTTGGTCTCGATATGGATCATTGTAAACTGGCTATTCAAGGATTGGCGAAATTCCATGCTGCATCGGTCGCCTTATGCGAGAAG GAACCAAAACAAAAAGACTTATATTGGAAAGGAATGTTCCATGAGACAAGTACACAGGACGTAGTGAAGTTCTTTAAAATCTCGTGCACCTCTCTTGCAAATGCAATGGAAAGCTGGTCACAAAATGGAAAAAG GTACGCGGAAAAAGTTAAGAACTTCTCTGAGAAAATGTTTGAAAGGGGCTTGGAGTCAATGAGACGCAAGGACGATGAGTTCAACGTCATTAACCACGGTGACGCATGGACGAACAACATGATGTTCCGATACGACAAAAACGACAAACCTATCGATCACATCTTC GTGGATTTCCAAATCTCTGTCTACACTTCACCGGCAATCGACCTGCTCTACTTCCTCAACACTAGCGTCAACGAGGAAATTTCCAACAACGGTACCGATTCTCTAGTCGAAGAGTACCAGCGAACTTTGGTTGCCACCATGAAGCAAATCGGTTGCAAAACGCAACCGCCTACCTTGAAGGAAATACAGAAGCACATAAGCGAACGACTCGTATACGGGATGATATCATCGATGAACACGTTGCCGTTCGCTTTGGTTGCTAAAAAGGATGCGCAGAGTCTGGACAGCTTGCTGGAAAATATGGGCAATTATCATCATCCTGGATACAATAACCCGCTGTTCCAAAGGATATTGTTAAAACGATTAGAGAAATTCGAAGCAGCAGGCTTATTAGATTAA